A part of Campylobacter ureolyticus ACS-301-V-Sch3b genomic DNA contains:
- the rdgB gene encoding RdgB/HAM1 family non-canonical purine NTP pyrophosphatase, producing MKIILATHNMDKVKEIKDFLKTYEIYALNEILTPFEIEETGKTFKENALIKSKAIFNALDKKQINDFITLSDDSGISLPILGGKPGIYSARFSGINATDQSNRTKLINELNALNLSKTPAFYTACIAISSKFGDYTTHGFMHGFAINEERGNNGFGYDFMFIPNGFNKTVGEIDKETKLKISHRSRGLELMKHILKVLEKRY from the coding sequence ATGAAAATAATCCTAGCAACGCACAATATGGACAAAGTAAAAGAGATAAAAGATTTTTTAAAAACTTATGAAATTTATGCTTTAAATGAAATTTTAACACCTTTTGAGATAGAAGAAACTGGAAAAACTTTTAAAGAAAACGCACTTATTAAGTCAAAGGCTATTTTTAATGCATTAGATAAAAAGCAAATTAATGATTTTATTACTTTAAGTGATGATAGTGGAATTTCCTTGCCTATTTTAGGTGGAAAACCAGGAATTTACTCAGCTAGATTTTCTGGCATTAACGCAACAGATCAAAGCAATAGAACAAAACTAATAAATGAATTAAATGCTTTAAATTTAAGCAAAACACCAGCATTTTACACAGCCTGTATTGCAATATCTTCAAAATTTGGAGATTATACAACTCATGGATTCATGCATGGATTTGCCATAAATGAAGAAAGAGGAAATAACGGTTTTGGGTATGACTTTATGTTTATTCCAAATGGATTTAATAAAACTGTTGGTGAAATTGACAAAGAAACAAAACTTAAAATTTCACATAGAAGCAGGGGTTTGGAGCTTATGAAACATATCTTAAAAGTGCTTGAAAAAAGATACTAA
- a CDS encoding amino acid ABC transporter permease, with the protein MDFEFIKEFSPMFVKAAILTIKLAFLGISISIIIGLFIAWIKAHKFKLLSRICDIYIEISRNTPLLIQLFFLYFALPKLGLKLDGFECAVIGLSFLGGSYMAESFRLGFEAVEKAQVEAGLSLGLSKNQVIFYVILPQAFRISLASISANIIFLIKETSVVSVVALADLVYAAKDIMGIYYMTNEALFMLVISYLIIILPISLALTLLEKRLSYV; encoded by the coding sequence ATGGATTTTGAGTTTATAAAAGAGTTTTCGCCGATGTTTGTTAAAGCGGCTATTTTAACGATAAAACTTGCATTTTTAGGTATATCAATAAGTATAATAATTGGACTTTTTATAGCATGGATAAAAGCCCATAAATTTAAACTTTTAAGTAGAATTTGCGATATTTATATAGAAATTTCAAGAAATACTCCACTTTTGATACAGCTTTTTTTCTTATATTTTGCTCTTCCAAAGCTTGGATTAAAACTTGATGGATTTGAGTGTGCGGTTATAGGTCTTTCTTTTTTAGGTGGAAGCTATATGGCTGAGAGTTTTAGACTTGGTTTTGAAGCAGTTGAAAAGGCCCAAGTTGAAGCAGGTTTAAGCTTAGGTCTATCTAAAAATCAAGTTATTTTTTATGTCATCTTACCACAAGCATTTAGGATAAGCCTAGCTTCAATTTCTGCAAATATAATATTTTTAATAAAAGAAACTTCGGTTGTTAGCGTTGTAGCGCTTGCGGATTTAGTATATGCTGCAAAAGATATTATGGGTATTTATTATATGACAAATGAGGCTTTATTTATGCTAGTTATTTCATATTTAATAATCATTTTGCCAATTTCACTAGCTCTTACACTTTTAGAAAAAAGGTTAAGCTATGTTTGA
- a CDS encoding amino acid ABC transporter permease — protein MFDVILNETNFLRLMAGLWITVKISLISIIISLIGGLILGVLMSSKNKIIYIILKICLEIVRIMPQLVWLFIVYFGLSSIFSFSAITASIVVFSIWGVFEMMDLVRGAVLSIPKHTFESAASLGLKKFQIYIYVIIPLALRRLIPGAINLLSRMIKSTSIVVLIGVVEVLKVSQQIIELNLLTNNYAPLIVYGFVFFLYFAICYPVSKLSKILENRWN, from the coding sequence ATGTTTGATGTCATACTAAATGAAACAAATTTTTTACGTCTTATGGCTGGACTTTGGATCACAGTTAAAATTTCACTTATTTCTATCATAATATCACTCATTGGCGGACTTATTTTGGGTGTTTTGATGAGTTCAAAAAACAAAATTATTTATATAATACTAAAAATTTGTCTTGAAATAGTCCGCATTATGCCACAACTTGTTTGGCTTTTTATAGTTTATTTTGGGCTAAGTTCGATTTTTTCCTTTTCTGCCATAACAGCTTCAATCGTAGTTTTTAGCATTTGGGGTGTTTTTGAAATGATGGATTTAGTAAGAGGTGCGGTTTTAAGCATACCAAAGCACACTTTTGAAAGTGCAGCAAGCCTAGGACTCAAAAAATTTCAAATTTATATTTATGTCATAATCCCACTAGCACTTAGACGCCTTATCCCAGGAGCTATAAACCTACTTAGCAGAATGATAAAAAGCACTTCAATAGTTGTTTTAATAGGCGTTGTAGAAGTTTTAAAAGTCTCTCAACAAATAATAGAGCTAAATTTACTTACAAATAACTATGCCCCTTTAATCGTATATGGATTTGTATTTTTCCTATATTTTGCGATTTGCTATCCAGTATCAAAGCTATCAAAAATTCTAGAAAATAGGTGGAATTAA